In Caretta caretta isolate rCarCar2 chromosome 20, rCarCar1.hap1, whole genome shotgun sequence, a single window of DNA contains:
- the TNFSF14 gene encoding tumor necrosis factor ligand superfamily member 14: MGDGVVYPSVFVVDGQQHGVPFVPPIRRKRRVCWHSQGFLASLVILALAGVATEGYFLIRFQKELEKTTSQVGEEAGAISEKSIQDRKLHAEKPAAHVLGAAFTTSGNGSLQWEHSKDWAFLHDVGYQGGSLVCIKPGFYYIYSKIHLMAQSCSQQGQNSVIYHGIYKKTPRYVEEMKLMENLILYCDGKDSEFWRQNSFLGGIFHLEEEEQIYVKVSQRQVLQIRDGTRSYFGTFMI; encoded by the exons ATGGGCGATGGGGTGGTGTATCCTTCTGTCTTCGTGGTGGACGGCCAGCAGCACGGGGTCCCCTTTGTCCCGCCCATAAGGAGGAAGCGGCGGGTCTGCTGGCACAGCCAGGGCTTCCTGGCCTCTCTGGTCATCCTAGCCCTGGCCGGGGTGGCCACGGAAGGCTATTTCCTGATCCGCTTCCAGAAAGAGCTGGAGAAGACAACGTCCCAGGTTGGG GAGGAAGCAGGGGCCATCTCCGAGAAGTCCATTCAAG ACAGGAAACTTCACGCTGAGAAGCCAGCAGCTCATGTCTTAG GTGCGGCCTTCACCACCTCTGGGAACGGCTCTCTGCAGTGGGAACACAGTAAGGACTGGGCTTTCCTGCATGATGTGGGTTACCAGGGCGGCTCCCTGGTCTGCATCAAGCCTGGCTTCTATTACATCTACTCCAAGATCCATCTCATGGCACAGAGTTGCTCTCAGCAGGGCCAGAATTCTGTCATCTATCATGGCATCTATAAGAAGACCCCCAGGTATGTCGAGGAGATGAAACTTATGGAGAACCTGATCCTTTACTGCGATGGGAAGGACAGCGAGTTCTGGCGGCAAAACAGCTTCCTTGGAGGAATCTTCCacctggaagaggaggagcagattTACGTCAAGGTGTCGCAGAGACAGGTGCTACAGATCAGAGATGGCACCAGGTCTTATTTTGGCACCTTCATGATCTGA